Proteins encoded in a region of the Streptomyces sp. NBC_00513 genome:
- a CDS encoding serine hydrolase domain-containing protein — translation MEIHGEVTEGFEAVRDAFARNFEVLGDRGAAVAVYRDGRKVVDLWAGTKDVDGGDPRGPGGSATGGPGAGTDGSGAGADGSGGGADGSGGGAPWTADTAQVVRSATKGVAAAVPLLLHQRGLLDLDAPVGAHWPEFKAGGKERARVRDLLAHRAGVPALDRPLTPAQAADGESGPRAVAEQTAFWQPGTDHGYHAQTYSWLLSELVLRVTGMSVGQWLAREVTGPLGLDFWIGLPDAEAGRVGRVGPVEPPASAGALRTRPRRNVSEAYADPHSPTRRAFAAIDPLPDENDPAYRAAELPASAGIGTARALAGFYAALLGDTEDGSRLFTPETAALASSELSSGPDRVLVVNTRFGPGYMLHGPASPLLSPASFGHPGRGGSLAFADAEAGIGFGYVTNSLAKSVTADPRAQALVRAVRASL, via the coding sequence GTGGAGATCCATGGTGAGGTGACGGAGGGCTTCGAGGCCGTCCGGGACGCGTTCGCGCGCAACTTCGAGGTGCTCGGGGACCGGGGCGCGGCCGTGGCCGTGTACCGCGACGGCCGCAAGGTCGTGGACCTGTGGGCCGGCACGAAGGACGTGGACGGCGGCGACCCCCGGGGCCCGGGCGGATCCGCGACCGGCGGACCGGGCGCCGGGACCGATGGCTCGGGCGCCGGAGCCGATGGCTCGGGCGGCGGGGCCGATGGCTCGGGCGGCGGCGCGCCCTGGACCGCGGACACGGCGCAGGTCGTGCGCTCGGCCACCAAGGGCGTCGCCGCGGCCGTCCCGCTGCTTCTCCACCAGCGGGGGCTGCTGGACCTGGACGCGCCGGTCGGAGCCCACTGGCCGGAGTTCAAGGCGGGCGGCAAGGAGCGGGCACGGGTCCGCGACCTGCTGGCACACCGTGCGGGCGTCCCGGCGCTGGACCGACCGTTGACGCCGGCCCAGGCGGCGGACGGCGAGAGCGGGCCGCGGGCCGTCGCCGAACAGACCGCCTTCTGGCAGCCCGGCACGGACCACGGCTACCACGCGCAGACGTACAGCTGGCTGCTGTCGGAACTGGTGCTCCGGGTGACCGGGATGTCGGTGGGGCAGTGGCTCGCGCGGGAGGTCACGGGCCCGCTGGGACTGGACTTCTGGATCGGGCTGCCCGACGCCGAGGCGGGACGGGTCGGCAGGGTCGGACCGGTGGAGCCGCCGGCGTCGGCGGGAGCGCTGCGCACCCGGCCGCGCAGAAACGTTTCGGAGGCCTACGCCGACCCGCACTCGCCGACCCGACGCGCCTTCGCGGCCATCGACCCCCTGCCCGACGAGAACGACCCCGCCTACCGGGCCGCCGAACTGCCCGCCTCGGCCGGCATCGGCACCGCCCGGGCCCTGGCCGGCTTCTACGCCGCGCTGCTGGGCGACACCGAGGACGGATCCCGCCTCTTCACCCCCGAGACCGCGGCCCTGGCGTCCTCGGAACTGTCCTCGGGACCGGACCGGGTACTCGTCGTCAACACCCGCTTCGGCCCCGGCTACATGCTGCACGGTCCGGCCTCCCCGCTGCTGTCCCCGGCCTCCTTCGGGCACCCGGGACGCGGCGGTTCGCTGGCCTTCGCCGACGCGGAGGCGGGCATCGGCTTCGGGTACGTCA
- a CDS encoding energy-coupling factor ABC transporter ATP-binding protein — translation MDAVNAPSTPVPPSLDVSGLAYAYPDGHQALFGVNLTVGQGERVALLGPNGAGKTTLVLHLNGILAGGVGTVTVAGLPVEKRNFAEIRRRVGIVFQDPDDQLFMPTVREDVAFGPAAAGMRGAELERRVREALEQVGMAAFADRPPHHLSFGQRRRVAVATVLAMRPEILVLDEPSSNLDPASRRELADILRSLDVTVLMVTHDLPYALELCPRAVILSDGVITADGRTQDLLCDEELMGAHRLELPFGFDPRSVTPPTPTPTTAAPGPGTPAPAA, via the coding sequence ATGGACGCCGTGAACGCCCCCTCGACCCCCGTACCGCCCTCGCTGGACGTCTCCGGCCTCGCCTACGCCTACCCGGACGGACACCAGGCCCTCTTCGGCGTGAACCTGACCGTCGGGCAGGGGGAACGCGTCGCCCTCCTCGGCCCCAACGGCGCGGGGAAGACCACGCTCGTCCTGCACCTCAACGGCATCCTCGCCGGCGGGGTCGGCACCGTGACCGTGGCCGGGCTGCCCGTGGAGAAGCGGAACTTCGCCGAGATCCGCCGCCGGGTCGGCATCGTCTTCCAGGACCCCGACGACCAGTTGTTCATGCCCACCGTGCGCGAGGACGTGGCCTTCGGCCCCGCCGCCGCCGGCATGCGGGGCGCGGAACTGGAGCGGCGGGTCCGGGAGGCGCTGGAACAGGTCGGCATGGCCGCCTTCGCGGACCGGCCGCCGCACCACCTGTCCTTCGGTCAACGCCGACGGGTGGCGGTGGCCACCGTACTGGCGATGCGGCCCGAGATCCTGGTCCTGGACGAGCCCTCCTCCAACCTCGACCCCGCCTCGCGGCGCGAGCTGGCCGACATCCTGCGCTCGCTGGACGTGACGGTGCTCATGGTCACGCACGACCTGCCGTACGCGCTGGAACTGTGCCCGCGCGCGGTGATCCTCAGCGACGGGGTCATCACCGCCGACGGGCGGACGCAGGACCTGCTGTGCGACGAGGAACTGATGGGCGCCCACCGGCTGGAACTCCCCTTCGGCTTCGATCCGCGTTCGGTGACACCGCCGACGCCGACGCCGACGACCGCCGCGCCGGGCCCCGGGACCCCGGCCCCGGCGGCATAA
- the cbiQ gene encoding cobalt ECF transporter T component CbiQ, whose translation MGAGHTHKLYRHGHSPIHALPPHCKLAATFAFVLVVVSTPREAMWAFGLYALLLAAVTAVARIPAAFVLRRLLIEVPFVAFAVLMPFVAEGERVEVLGMSLSVSGLWGAWNVLAKGTLGVAASVLLASTTELRALLLGLQRLKLPPLLVQIASFMIRYGDVIGGELRRMSIARRSRGFEARGIRHWGVLAKTAGALFIRSYERGERVYLAMVSRGYSGSMPVIDDVAATRAQWAYAAVLPLAALAVCLTGWTL comes from the coding sequence ATGGGGGCCGGCCACACCCACAAGCTCTACCGGCACGGGCACTCGCCCATCCACGCCCTGCCGCCGCACTGCAAGCTCGCCGCGACCTTCGCGTTCGTGCTGGTCGTCGTGTCCACACCGCGGGAGGCGATGTGGGCCTTCGGCCTGTACGCCCTCCTGCTCGCGGCGGTCACGGCCGTCGCCCGGATCCCGGCCGCCTTCGTGCTGCGCCGGCTGCTGATCGAGGTGCCGTTCGTCGCCTTCGCCGTACTCATGCCCTTCGTGGCGGAGGGCGAGCGGGTCGAGGTGCTCGGCATGTCGCTGAGCGTCTCCGGCCTGTGGGGCGCCTGGAACGTGCTCGCCAAGGGCACCCTCGGCGTGGCCGCCTCCGTCCTGCTCGCCTCGACGACCGAACTGCGGGCGCTGCTCCTCGGCCTCCAGCGGCTGAAACTGCCGCCACTGCTGGTCCAGATCGCCTCCTTCATGATCCGGTACGGCGATGTGATCGGCGGCGAACTCCGCCGGATGTCGATCGCCCGCCGCTCGCGCGGGTTCGAGGCGCGCGGGATCCGGCACTGGGGGGTGCTGGCCAAGACGGCCGGAGCGCTCTTCATCCGTTCCTACGAGCGCGGCGAGCGCGTGTACCTCGCGATGGTCAGCCGCGGCTACTCCGGCTCGATGCCGGTGATCGACGACGTCGCGGCCACGCGCGCCCAGTGGGCGTACGCGGCCGTGCTCCCGCTGGCGGCGCTCGCCGTCTGCCTGACGGGGTGGACGCTGTGA
- a CDS encoding energy-coupling factor ABC transporter permease — protein MHVPDGFIDAPVSIAAGVAAAGAVAVSLRGARRELDERTAPLAGLVAAFIFAVQMLNFPVAAGTSGHLLGGALAAILVGPYTGVLCVSVVLLMQGILFADGGLTALGVNITVMGVVTVVIAYAIFRGLVKVLPTGRASITTAAFLGALLSVPGAAAAFTAIYAVGGTTDIPVAKVFTAMVGVHVLIGIGEAVITAATVGAVLAVRPDLVHGARGLATPLKLRVDGELVDAPTAAPAPVAAARSTKPVWITGLATALVLAGVVSYYASASPDGLEKVAADKGIDAHVEEHASANSPVADYSVKGVGDARLSGGLAGIIGVGVTVVVGTGIFWVVRRRRAEDLTATSTAVPTA, from the coding sequence ATGCATGTCCCCGACGGCTTCATCGACGCCCCCGTCTCCATAGCCGCGGGCGTCGCCGCCGCGGGCGCGGTGGCGGTCAGCCTCCGCGGCGCCCGCCGCGAGCTCGACGAGCGCACCGCACCGCTCGCCGGCCTGGTCGCCGCCTTCATCTTCGCCGTGCAGATGCTCAACTTCCCGGTCGCCGCCGGCACCAGCGGCCACCTGCTGGGAGGGGCCCTCGCCGCGATCCTCGTCGGCCCCTACACGGGCGTGCTCTGCGTGTCCGTGGTCCTGCTCATGCAGGGCATCCTCTTCGCCGACGGCGGTCTGACGGCCCTCGGCGTGAACATCACCGTCATGGGCGTCGTCACCGTGGTGATCGCTTACGCGATCTTCCGCGGCCTGGTCAAGGTGCTGCCGACCGGCCGGGCCTCGATCACCACCGCCGCCTTCCTCGGAGCGCTGCTCTCGGTGCCCGGCGCGGCCGCCGCCTTCACCGCGATCTACGCCGTCGGAGGGACGACCGACATCCCGGTGGCCAAGGTGTTCACCGCCATGGTCGGCGTACACGTCCTCATCGGCATCGGCGAGGCCGTCATCACGGCCGCGACCGTGGGCGCCGTCCTGGCCGTCCGCCCCGACCTGGTCCACGGCGCGCGCGGACTGGCCACGCCGCTGAAGCTGCGCGTCGACGGCGAACTCGTCGACGCCCCGACCGCCGCCCCGGCGCCCGTCGCCGCCGCCCGGTCCACGAAGCCCGTGTGGATCACCGGCCTGGCCACCGCCCTCGTGCTGGCCGGTGTCGTCTCCTACTACGCCTCCGCCAGCCCCGACGGGCTGGAGAAGGTCGCCGCCGACAAGGGCATCGACGCCCACGTCGAGGAGCACGCCTCCGCGAACTCCCCCGTCGCCGACTACAGCGTCAAGGGCGTCGGCGACGCCCGACTGTCCGGCGGCCTCGCCGGGATCATCGGCGTCGGCGTGACCGTCGTCGTCGGCACCGGCATCTTCTGGGTGGTCCGGCGCCGCCGCGCCGAGGACCTGACCGCCACCTCCACCGCAGTGCCCACCGCCTGA
- a CDS encoding SsgA family sporulation/cell division regulator, with the protein MTEVTTAVEERVRARVITDDPLYRAIPVLLRFTSAEPLAVRIVFPADLSPEGTDNEWVFPRALLEAGLTAPTGTGDVRVWPCGRVQAIVEFHSPEGVAVVQFDLSALRRFLRRTYAPAPAATPAVEPAGEHATR; encoded by the coding sequence GTGACCGAGGTGACCACCGCCGTGGAGGAGCGCGTCCGCGCCCGTGTGATCACGGACGATCCGCTCTACCGGGCGATTCCGGTCCTCCTGCGGTTCACCTCCGCCGAGCCGCTGGCGGTACGGATCGTCTTCCCCGCCGACCTGTCCCCCGAGGGCACGGACAACGAGTGGGTCTTCCCCCGCGCCCTCCTGGAGGCGGGCCTGACCGCCCCGACCGGGACCGGTGACGTACGGGTCTGGCCGTGCGGCCGGGTACAGGCGATCGTCGAGTTCCACTCCCCCGAGGGCGTCGCCGTGGTGCAGTTCGACCTCTCGGCGCTCCGTCGTTTCCTGCGCCGTACATACGCCCCAGCCCCCGCCGCGACGCCCGCCGTCGAGCCGGCCGGCGAGCACGCCACCCGTTAG